In one Thermaerobacter sp. PB12/4term genomic region, the following are encoded:
- a CDS encoding branched-chain amino acid ABC transporter permease: MTAARPAAGQALPRVTATRDLAVAAALTAFLIALPLAGWQGNLRLIFTTLLWTTCSIAWNLVGGFAGQVSFGFAVFYGLGAYTAAVLITAGHVNPYLSLAGAALVAAAASLLIGLPTFRLRGPYFAIATIGVNEAVRVVMNNLEALGAASGYRVDELAGGRRVPFVMEHHYLTAVVIFGLALVVSILVARSRFGLALNAIRDDEDAAADTGINPFLHKLAVHALAAALVGAAGGAYARYAAFIDPSGVFNFNNSVSILLMPVIGGLATIWGPVIGGAVYGIVQEELVARFAQIHLGLYGALLILVILFEPGGVVGLARRIWKALVHRRATGAPVQAGGVKA, translated from the coding sequence GATCTGGCGGTGGCTGCCGCCCTGACGGCCTTCCTCATCGCCCTGCCCCTGGCAGGGTGGCAGGGCAACCTGCGGCTGATCTTCACGACCCTGCTCTGGACCACCTGCAGCATCGCCTGGAACCTGGTGGGCGGCTTTGCCGGGCAGGTGTCCTTCGGTTTTGCCGTGTTCTACGGCCTGGGGGCCTACACCGCCGCGGTGCTGATCACGGCGGGGCACGTCAACCCGTACCTGTCCCTGGCGGGGGCCGCGCTGGTGGCGGCGGCGGCCTCCTTGCTGATCGGCCTGCCCACCTTCCGCCTGCGGGGGCCCTACTTCGCCATTGCCACCATCGGTGTCAACGAGGCGGTGCGGGTGGTGATGAACAACCTGGAGGCCCTGGGCGCCGCCAGCGGTTACCGGGTGGACGAGCTGGCCGGCGGAAGGCGGGTGCCCTTCGTCATGGAGCACCACTACCTGACGGCGGTGGTGATCTTTGGCCTGGCGCTGGTGGTCTCCATCCTGGTGGCCCGCTCCCGCTTCGGCCTGGCCCTGAACGCCATCCGGGACGACGAGGACGCGGCGGCCGACACCGGCATCAACCCCTTCCTGCACAAGCTGGCGGTTCATGCCCTGGCCGCGGCCCTGGTGGGCGCGGCGGGCGGGGCTTATGCCCGGTATGCGGCCTTCATCGACCCCAGCGGGGTCTTCAACTTCAACAACAGCGTGTCCATCCTGCTGATGCCGGTGATCGGCGGGCTCGCCACCATCTGGGGACCGGTGATCGGCGGTGCCGTCTACGGCATCGTGCAGGAAGAACTGGTCGCCCGCTTTGCCCAGATCCACCTGGGCCTGTACGGTGCCCTGCTGATCCTGGTGATCCTCTTTGAACCCGGGGGCGTGGTGGGCCTGGCCCGGCGAATCTGGAAGGCTCTAGTCCACCGGCGGGCGACCGGCGCTCCGGTGCAGGCTGGGGGGGTGAAGGCATGA
- a CDS encoding ABC transporter ATP-binding protein, whose protein sequence is MTSPVRLTREPGAARGPAGSGAGPAPGGGAGPGGGSSDQAGGPARGVPVLEVKGLSRYFGGLAAVKDVDLVVPEGSIFGLIGPNGAGKTTTFSMIAGSLVPSSGRVIYRGRDVTRLKAFQRVRLGIARTHQIVRPFRSLTVVENVELATRYGRRPPRTATEARRRALEVLEFVGLGAQAGLPAAVLPVGQQKLLELARALATAPDLLLCDEICGGLTDAETRNVMDLLRRIRDAGTTILYIEHDMRAVMSVCDRIAVLNFGEKLAEGSPEEIQRNPAVIEAYLGRAAVEVETGA, encoded by the coding sequence ATGACGAGCCCGGTCAGGCTGACCCGGGAGCCCGGGGCCGCCCGGGGACCGGCGGGATCCGGGGCCGGTCCCGCGCCCGGTGGCGGTGCCGGGCCCGGAGGCGGGAGCAGCGACCAGGCCGGAGGGCCGGCCCGCGGGGTTCCGGTCCTGGAGGTCAAGGGGCTAAGCCGCTATTTCGGCGGCCTGGCTGCCGTGAAGGACGTCGATCTGGTGGTGCCGGAAGGGAGCATCTTCGGCCTCATCGGGCCCAACGGGGCGGGGAAGACCACCACCTTCAGCATGATCGCCGGGTCGCTGGTGCCCAGCTCCGGCCGGGTGATCTACCGGGGGCGCGATGTCACGCGGCTCAAGGCCTTTCAGCGGGTGCGGCTGGGGATCGCCCGCACCCACCAGATCGTTCGCCCCTTCCGGTCGCTGACGGTGGTCGAGAACGTGGAGCTGGCCACCCGCTACGGGCGGCGACCGCCCCGCACGGCCACCGAGGCCCGCCGGCGCGCCCTGGAGGTGCTGGAGTTCGTCGGCCTGGGTGCCCAGGCCGGCCTGCCGGCCGCGGTCTTGCCCGTGGGCCAGCAGAAGCTGCTGGAGCTGGCCCGGGCCCTGGCCACGGCACCGGACCTCCTGCTGTGCGACGAGATCTGCGGCGGCCTGACCGATGCGGAAACCCGCAACGTCATGGACTTGCTGCGCAGGATCCGGGATGCCGGCACCACGATCCTGTACATCGAGCACGACATGCGAGCCGTCATGTCGGTGTGCGATCGGATTGCCGTGCTGAACTTCGGAGAGAAGCTGGCCGAGGGAAGTCCGGAGGAGATCCAGCGGAACCCGGCGGTGATCGAGGCGTACCTGGGCCGGGCGGCGGTGGAGGTGGAGACCGGTGCCTGA
- a CDS encoding ABC transporter ATP-binding protein translates to MLEAEGLEIAYGAVQVVWGLSFQVARGQVVALIGSNGAGKTTTLRAVAGVLPLKAGRLRLAGEDISGLPAHARVARGLVLVPEGRQLWPRMTVEENLILGAYSPALRRRVGENLERVYAMFPRLKERRAQLAGTLSGGEQQMLAIGRGLMAEPRVLMLDEPSLGLAPRLVEDIFRFVREIAAQGVTILLVEQNVHYTLEMADYVYVLETGRLALEGPAAELRQNDYVRRAYLGA, encoded by the coding sequence CTGCTGGAGGCGGAAGGGCTGGAAATCGCCTATGGGGCGGTCCAGGTGGTGTGGGGCCTGAGTTTTCAGGTGGCCCGGGGCCAGGTGGTCGCCCTGATCGGCTCCAACGGTGCCGGCAAGACCACCACCCTGCGGGCCGTCGCGGGGGTCTTGCCGCTCAAGGCCGGGCGGCTGCGGCTGGCAGGGGAAGACATCAGCGGCCTCCCGGCCCACGCCCGGGTCGCGCGGGGCCTGGTCCTGGTTCCTGAAGGCCGCCAGCTGTGGCCCCGCATGACGGTTGAAGAGAACCTCATCCTGGGGGCCTATTCTCCAGCCCTGCGCCGCCGGGTGGGAGAGAACCTGGAACGGGTCTATGCCATGTTCCCTCGCCTCAAGGAACGCCGCGCCCAGCTGGCCGGCACCCTCTCCGGCGGCGAGCAGCAGATGCTGGCCATCGGCCGGGGGCTTATGGCCGAACCCCGGGTCCTGATGCTGGACGAGCCGTCCCTGGGCCTGGCCCCCAGGCTGGTGGAGGACATCTTCCGGTTCGTGCGGGAGATCGCCGCCCAGGGGGTGACGATCCTGCTGGTGGAGCAGAACGTGCACTACACCCTGGAGATGGCCGATTACGTCTACGTGCTGGAGACCGGGCGCCTTGCCCTGGAGGGGCCCGCGGCGGAACTGCGCCAGAATGACTACGTCCGCCGGGCCTACCTGGGGGCTTAG
- a CDS encoding enoyl-CoA hydratase/isomerase family protein, which translates to MDHTLVQLEWPQPEVALVRLNRPDRLNAFNTAMAEAVAACFEDLRREDGLRAVVLCGAGDRAFCTGADLKERATLDEQAWFAQHHVFQRMFRAVSETPVPVIAAVRGYCLAGGFEIALNCDFIVAAADARFGLPEVTRGIMPGGGATQILPRVVGEAWASRLIMTGEIIDVETARQIGLVTEVTEPERVVPRALELAGVIAANAPISVRQVKQAIRATRSLGWEEGRRRELELYAACVPTDDRREGMRSFVERRPPVFRGR; encoded by the coding sequence GTGGATCACACCCTGGTCCAGCTGGAGTGGCCCCAGCCCGAGGTGGCCCTGGTGCGGCTGAACCGCCCGGACCGGCTCAACGCCTTCAACACCGCCATGGCGGAAGCCGTGGCGGCCTGCTTTGAAGATCTGCGCCGGGAGGATGGCTTGCGGGCGGTGGTGCTCTGCGGCGCCGGCGACCGGGCCTTCTGCACCGGTGCCGACCTCAAGGAGCGCGCCACCCTGGACGAACAGGCCTGGTTCGCCCAGCATCACGTCTTCCAGCGGATGTTCCGGGCGGTGTCGGAGACGCCCGTGCCGGTCATCGCGGCGGTGAGGGGGTACTGCCTGGCCGGCGGGTTCGAGATCGCCCTGAACTGCGACTTCATCGTCGCGGCGGCCGACGCCCGCTTCGGCCTTCCCGAGGTCACCCGGGGCATCATGCCGGGCGGCGGCGCCACCCAGATCCTGCCCCGGGTCGTGGGCGAAGCCTGGGCCAGCCGGCTGATCATGACCGGGGAGATCATCGACGTGGAGACGGCCCGGCAGATCGGCCTGGTCACCGAGGTGACCGAACCCGAGCGGGTGGTGCCGCGGGCCCTGGAGCTGGCCGGGGTGATTGCGGCCAACGCCCCCATCAGCGTCCGCCAGGTCAAGCAGGCCATTCGCGCCACCCGGTCCCTGGGGTGGGAAGAGGGCCGGCGGCGGGAACTGGAGCTCTACGCCGCCTGCGTCCCCACCGACGACCGCCGGGAGGGGATGCGCTCCTTCGTCGAGCGGCGGCCCCCGGTGTTCCGGGGCCGCTAG
- a CDS encoding peptidoglycan bridge formation glycyltransferase FemA/FemB family protein — translation MNQPASLKVVRAGPQDREAYDRAVAGSGKPHFMQLWGWGEVKRATGWEPLRFLATRGGRVTGAMTVLARRLPGLGTVFYAPTGPAVDYADQETVRSLLAAAAEEARRHRAFVLRVDPDIPAGRRDAVELLTRLGFRRGTEATAFEALQPRFVMRLELAPTPEETLARFESKTRYNIRYAARQGVTARAARDEQDLAAFYRLLQLTAARQRFAVRAFSYYEALWRHLLVPGHGRIFLAEHQGRPVAGIMVFRCGDTAWYLYGGTDYEARKVMPSHAAQWAAIQWAIAEGCRIYDFRGVSGNLDPSDPHYGLYRFKKGFGAELVEYVGEFERIYAPARYWAFRAAFAARRRLLRALRRSRGGATAPGATE, via the coding sequence ATGAACCAGCCAGCCAGCCTGAAGGTGGTCCGCGCCGGCCCCCAGGACCGGGAGGCCTACGACCGGGCGGTGGCCGGGTCCGGGAAGCCCCACTTCATGCAGCTCTGGGGCTGGGGCGAGGTCAAGCGGGCCACCGGTTGGGAACCTTTGCGCTTCCTGGCCACCCGGGGCGGCCGGGTCACCGGTGCCATGACGGTGCTGGCCCGGCGCCTGCCCGGGCTGGGGACGGTGTTCTACGCCCCCACGGGACCCGCCGTGGACTATGCCGACCAGGAGACGGTCCGGTCGCTGCTGGCCGCGGCCGCCGAGGAGGCCCGCCGGCACCGGGCCTTCGTCCTGCGGGTCGACCCTGACATCCCCGCCGGACGGCGCGATGCGGTCGAGCTCCTGACCCGCCTGGGCTTTCGCCGCGGGACGGAGGCCACGGCCTTCGAGGCCCTGCAGCCGCGCTTCGTCATGCGCCTGGAACTGGCGCCGACCCCGGAAGAAACCCTGGCCCGCTTCGAGTCCAAGACGCGGTACAACATCCGCTACGCCGCCCGCCAGGGGGTGACGGCCCGGGCCGCCCGGGACGAGCAGGATCTGGCCGCGTTCTACCGCCTGTTGCAGCTGACGGCGGCCCGGCAACGCTTTGCCGTCCGCGCCTTCTCCTACTACGAGGCGCTCTGGCGCCATCTGCTGGTTCCGGGCCATGGCCGCATCTTCCTGGCGGAACACCAGGGCCGGCCCGTGGCGGGGATCATGGTCTTCCGCTGCGGCGATACGGCGTGGTACCTGTACGGCGGGACCGATTACGAGGCCCGCAAGGTGATGCCCAGCCACGCCGCCCAGTGGGCCGCCATCCAGTGGGCCATCGCCGAGGGGTGCCGCATCTACGACTTCCGCGGTGTGTCGGGCAACCTGGACCCTTCCGACCCCCACTACGGCCTCTACCGGTTCAAGAAGGGTTTTGGCGCCGAGCTGGTGGAGTACGTCGGCGAGTTCGAGCGGATCTACGCCCCCGCCCGCTACTGGGCCTTCCGCGCCGCCTTCGCTGCCCGCCGCCGGCTGCTGCGGGCCCTGCGCCGGAGCCGGGGCGGGGCCACGGCCCCGGGTGCAACGGAATGA
- a CDS encoding alanine racemase, with protein MEHHLQASGDGQGPAAGPAGSDGKGIASLFATDTLATWPDELAATLARARIEVDLDMLAANLAAVRRFLQPGTRLLAVVKGDGYGVGAEMAARTFAAAGADALGTATLESALRLRRSGITAPILVFQPPEPPLLDFWLREGLQATVHDAATLHALSQRAVALGVGRPLAVHLEVDMGLGRGGLAPGQVAPLLAGAASLPGVRIEGLYTHLPTAARPRLALRLLDRFLRLVRDLEERGLRPPLVHCAESHLLVLAPYAQLDMVRVGNLLYGYAPRAARRAGLAVRPPSRLVVRVWAVHRAGDMTPGYRGGWARPGTPVAVLPVGLADGLRPAREARHWGDRMVILGRRLLGALGARQVLGASTAPPGPRVRAGHREVPLRGEFMMNHCLFDATGLPLAPGQEVELLVSRLTAPAHLPVVYLRGGRPVAVAWPQRQVLECVTAGTATAAPGGTAGGDAPAAAEAPAGAGDGQELRPVTGAASPGAGAVSPEAAVAPPVAGGPAHPDEETMG; from the coding sequence GTGGAGCACCATCTCCAGGCCAGCGGCGACGGCCAGGGGCCTGCCGCCGGACCCGCCGGTTCCGACGGCAAGGGTATCGCCAGCCTGTTTGCGACGGACACGCTGGCCACCTGGCCGGACGAACTGGCGGCGACCCTGGCCCGGGCACGCATCGAAGTCGACCTGGACATGCTGGCCGCCAATCTGGCCGCCGTGCGGCGGTTCCTCCAGCCCGGGACGCGCCTCCTGGCCGTGGTGAAGGGCGACGGGTACGGCGTGGGCGCGGAGATGGCCGCCCGCACCTTCGCGGCCGCCGGCGCCGACGCCCTGGGCACCGCTACCCTGGAAAGCGCCCTGCGCCTGCGGCGGTCCGGCATCACGGCGCCCATCCTGGTCTTTCAGCCGCCGGAGCCACCCCTGCTGGACTTCTGGCTGCGGGAAGGCCTGCAGGCCACGGTCCATGACGCCGCGACCCTGCATGCCCTGTCCCAGCGGGCTGTTGCGCTGGGAGTGGGCCGCCCCCTGGCGGTCCACCTGGAGGTGGACATGGGCCTGGGCCGCGGCGGGCTGGCGCCCGGCCAGGTGGCGCCGCTGCTGGCGGGCGCCGCCTCCCTTCCGGGCGTGCGGATCGAGGGGCTTTACACCCACCTGCCCACGGCTGCCCGGCCCCGCCTGGCCCTGCGCCTGCTGGACCGGTTCCTGCGGCTGGTCCGGGACCTGGAAGAACGCGGCCTCCGGCCGCCCCTGGTGCACTGCGCCGAGAGCCACCTCCTGGTCCTGGCCCCTTACGCCCAGCTGGACATGGTTCGGGTGGGCAACCTGCTCTACGGCTACGCGCCGCGGGCGGCCCGGCGGGCGGGCCTGGCCGTGCGGCCCCCGTCGCGGCTGGTGGTGCGCGTATGGGCGGTCCACCGGGCCGGCGACATGACCCCCGGCTACCGCGGCGGGTGGGCCCGGCCGGGGACCCCCGTCGCGGTGTTGCCGGTGGGGCTGGCCGACGGCCTGCGCCCCGCCCGGGAAGCCCGCCACTGGGGCGACCGCATGGTGATCCTGGGCCGCCGGCTGCTGGGCGCCCTGGGGGCCCGCCAGGTGCTGGGCGCCAGCACCGCACCCCCCGGCCCGCGGGTTCGCGCCGGGCACCGGGAGGTGCCCTTGCGCGGCGAGTTCATGATGAACCACTGCCTGTTCGACGCCACGGGTCTCCCCCTCGCCCCCGGCCAGGAGGTGGAGCTGCTGGTCAGCCGGCTGACGGCGCCCGCCCACCTGCCGGTGGTGTACCTGCGCGGCGGGCGTCCCGTGGCCGTGGCCTGGCCCCAGCGCCAGGTGCTGGAATGCGTCACGGCCGGGACCGCAACGGCCGCGCCGGGGGGAACCGCAGGCGGGGACGCACCGGCGGCGGCCGAGGCTCCCGCCGGTGCCGGGGACGGGCAGGAACTCCGGCCGGTGACGGGGGCGGCGAGCCCCGGGGCTGGGGCGGTAAGCCCAGAAGCTGCGGTGGCCCCTCCTGTGGCCGGCGGCCCGGCGCATCCGGACGAGGAGACGATGGGATGA
- a CDS encoding carboxypeptidase M32 has translation MPETPVQDATSGVTATGRATGLVPPDAPPAYHRLLERLGQVSDLHAATTLLNWDEEVNMPPGGAAARAEQKATLNRLAHEAFTAPEVGQWLDELAGWEAQLDPESDAAALLRVTRRDYERARRVPPDLVAELARASSQGYQAWVEARSQQRFAVFAPALARLLELRRQMADALGYPEERYDALLEGHEPGMRTRQVRELFTRLKEGLVPLVQAIAERQDRVRDDFLHGDYPDAAQWELTLEALEAIGFDFQRGRQDRSIHPFTAPLATGDVRLTTRINPRVFGPAFFSSLHEGGHGLYEQGFPAAWHRTPLADGASSAVHESQSRLWENVIGRSREFWRFFFPRVQARFPQQLAGVDAEAMYRAVNRSRPSLIRVDADEVTYNLHIMLRFELELALLSGDLPVDDLPGAWREKTRAYLGIEPAHDVEGVLQDIHWSWGGFGYFPSYALGNLIALQLWEAALRDEPGLPEEIARGRLGGVLQWMRQHVHRHGARYEPLELVRRVTGAELSEQPFLRYIRRKYGELYGL, from the coding sequence ATGCCAGAGACGCCGGTGCAGGACGCCACGAGCGGAGTCACCGCAACGGGCCGGGCGACCGGCTTGGTGCCGCCGGACGCGCCGCCGGCCTACCATCGCCTGCTGGAGCGGCTGGGGCAGGTGAGCGATCTTCACGCGGCGACCACCCTGCTGAACTGGGACGAGGAGGTCAACATGCCGCCCGGCGGAGCGGCGGCCCGGGCCGAACAGAAGGCCACCCTGAACCGGCTGGCCCACGAGGCCTTTACGGCTCCCGAGGTGGGACAGTGGCTGGACGAGCTGGCCGGGTGGGAAGCCCAGCTGGACCCGGAGAGCGACGCCGCCGCCCTCCTGCGGGTTACCCGCCGGGACTACGAGCGGGCGCGCCGGGTTCCTCCGGACCTGGTGGCCGAACTGGCCCGGGCGTCGTCCCAGGGGTACCAGGCCTGGGTGGAGGCCCGCTCCCAGCAGCGGTTCGCCGTGTTTGCCCCGGCCCTGGCCCGGCTGCTTGAGCTGCGCCGCCAGATGGCCGACGCCCTGGGCTACCCCGAAGAGCGGTACGACGCCCTTCTGGAGGGCCACGAGCCGGGCATGCGCACGCGGCAGGTGCGGGAGCTCTTCACCCGCCTCAAGGAAGGCCTGGTCCCGCTGGTCCAGGCCATCGCCGAGCGGCAGGACCGGGTGCGGGACGACTTCCTCCATGGCGATTACCCCGACGCCGCCCAGTGGGAGCTCACCCTGGAGGCCCTGGAGGCCATCGGCTTCGATTTCCAGCGGGGACGCCAGGACCGGTCCATCCACCCTTTCACCGCGCCCCTGGCCACCGGCGACGTGCGGCTGACCACCCGCATCAACCCCCGCGTCTTCGGGCCGGCATTCTTCAGCAGCTTGCACGAGGGCGGCCACGGCTTGTACGAGCAGGGCTTCCCCGCCGCGTGGCACCGGACCCCCCTGGCCGACGGCGCCTCCTCGGCGGTGCACGAGTCCCAGAGCCGGCTGTGGGAGAACGTGATCGGGCGTTCCCGGGAGTTCTGGCGTTTCTTCTTCCCGCGGGTCCAGGCTCGTTTCCCGCAGCAGCTGGCCGGCGTGGACGCCGAAGCGATGTACCGGGCGGTCAACCGCTCGCGCCCGTCGCTGATCCGGGTGGACGCCGACGAGGTTACCTATAATCTTCACATCATGCTGCGGTTCGAGCTGGAGCTGGCCCTCCTGTCGGGCGACCTGCCCGTGGACGACCTGCCCGGCGCCTGGCGGGAGAAGACGCGGGCCTACCTGGGCATCGAACCGGCGCACGACGTGGAGGGCGTGCTGCAGGACATCCACTGGTCCTGGGGCGGCTTCGGCTATTTCCCCAGCTATGCCCTGGGCAACCTGATCGCCCTGCAGCTCTGGGAGGCGGCCCTGCGGGACGAACCCGGCCTGCCGGAGGAGATCGCCCGCGGGCGGCTGGGCGGCGTCCTGCAATGGATGCGGCAGCACGTGCACCGGCACGGCGCCCGGTACGAGCCTCTGGAGCTGGTGCGACGGGTGACGGGTGCCGAGCTCAGCGAGCAGCCCTTCCTGCGCTACATCCGCCGCAAGTACGGAGAGCTCTACGGGCTCTGA
- a CDS encoding MTH1187 family thiamine-binding protein: protein MAIVAVSIAPVGEGVSVSPWVARALEVLAGQDRVRYQVGPMFTTLEGDLDEILRLIRAMHEAMFEGGARRVSTVIKIDDRRDRAQTMEDKVAAVERRLAATQGEGAPGAGARPS from the coding sequence GTGGCCATCGTAGCCGTCAGCATCGCTCCCGTGGGGGAGGGGGTGAGCGTCAGCCCCTGGGTGGCCAGGGCACTTGAGGTGCTGGCCGGCCAGGACCGGGTGCGTTACCAGGTGGGGCCCATGTTCACCACCCTGGAGGGCGACCTGGACGAGATCCTGCGCCTGATCCGGGCCATGCACGAGGCCATGTTCGAGGGCGGGGCCCGGCGGGTGTCCACGGTGATCAAGATCGACGACCGCCGGGACCGGGCCCAGACCATGGAAGACAAGGTGGCGGCCGTGGAGCGGCGGCTGGCTGCGACCCAGGGTGAAGGGGCTCCGGGTGCCGGGGCCCGCCCGTCGTGA
- a CDS encoding MDR family MFS transporter, translating into MKNRRRHPGHPGAAGGAGVPAAARPAGLAGTPGPAARGAGPAGAGAGPATAGSGAASAGIEVRTTHKGLILVALMLAMFMTAIEGTIVATAIPSIVADLGGFARFSWVFSAFLLTSAASVPIYGKLADLYGRKPVFLAGAGLFLLGSALCGTASTIGQLVAYRALQGLGAGAVQPITMTIVGDLYRLEERARIQGYLSSVWGVSAVVGPAAGGLLVQYAGWPWVFYINLPIGLLACLGLALFLHEPPRHGRVAVDLAGSFWMVVAVSALLVQLVEGGSAWPWLSGTTAALLALALGAGWMFVRQERRAPEPLLPLELLGRPVIRAGNLGGLVGGIILVGLSSTVPTFVQGVLGRSPVVAGFAVATLSIGWPLASTMSGRLMMRWGFRATAVTGSLFGIAGMLVLWLTGPDGSPLQVAAGCFLVGVSMGLAMTTYIVSIQESVPRHERGVATGSQAFARMLGSAVGAALLGGVINTRLEGALLAAGQPGLARLGADAGNWLLDPQRRAALDPAALEALRQALAGAFRAAMTVVLGLAVLVLPITRTLPRGVEPAAAGRSPAGDR; encoded by the coding sequence GTGAAGAACCGGCGGCGCCATCCGGGCCACCCGGGGGCGGCAGGGGGCGCCGGGGTACCGGCGGCGGCCCGCCCGGCCGGCCTGGCCGGGACGCCCGGACCCGCGGCGCGGGGGGCGGGGCCCGCGGGGGCCGGCGCCGGACCGGCCACGGCCGGTAGCGGTGCGGCTTCCGCCGGTATCGAGGTGCGCACCACCCACAAGGGGCTCATCTTGGTGGCCCTCATGCTGGCCATGTTCATGACGGCCATCGAGGGGACCATCGTGGCCACGGCGATCCCGTCCATCGTGGCGGACCTGGGGGGCTTTGCCCGGTTCAGCTGGGTGTTCTCGGCCTTTCTTCTGACCTCGGCGGCGTCGGTGCCCATCTACGGCAAGCTGGCCGACCTGTACGGCCGCAAGCCCGTGTTCCTGGCCGGCGCCGGCCTGTTCCTCCTGGGTTCGGCGCTGTGCGGAACGGCCAGCACCATCGGCCAGCTGGTGGCCTACCGGGCCCTGCAGGGGCTGGGTGCCGGGGCGGTGCAGCCCATCACCATGACCATCGTCGGCGACCTCTACCGGCTGGAAGAGCGGGCGCGCATCCAGGGCTACCTGTCCAGCGTGTGGGGCGTCTCGGCGGTGGTGGGGCCGGCGGCCGGCGGCCTGCTGGTCCAGTATGCCGGCTGGCCGTGGGTGTTCTACATCAACCTGCCCATCGGCCTGCTGGCCTGCCTGGGCCTGGCGCTGTTCCTGCACGAGCCGCCGCGCCACGGCCGGGTGGCCGTCGACCTGGCCGGTTCCTTCTGGATGGTGGTGGCCGTCTCGGCCCTGCTGGTCCAGCTGGTGGAGGGAGGCAGCGCCTGGCCCTGGCTCTCGGGGACCACGGCGGCCCTGCTGGCCCTGGCGCTCGGTGCGGGCTGGATGTTCGTCCGCCAGGAACGGCGGGCGCCCGAGCCCCTGCTGCCCCTGGAACTGCTGGGCCGGCCCGTCATCCGGGCGGGGAACCTGGGCGGGCTGGTGGGCGGGATCATCCTGGTGGGGCTTTCGTCCACCGTTCCCACCTTCGTGCAGGGGGTCCTGGGGCGCTCGCCCGTGGTGGCGGGCTTTGCCGTGGCCACCCTGTCCATCGGCTGGCCCCTGGCGAGCACCATGTCCGGCCGGCTGATGATGCGCTGGGGCTTCCGCGCCACCGCCGTGACGGGATCCCTGTTCGGCATCGCCGGTATGCTGGTGCTGTGGCTGACCGGCCCCGATGGGTCGCCACTGCAGGTGGCCGCCGGCTGTTTCCTGGTGGGCGTCAGCATGGGGCTGGCCATGACGACCTACATCGTTTCGATCCAGGAGTCGGTGCCCCGCCATGAGCGGGGCGTGGCCACGGGATCCCAGGCCTTCGCCCGCATGCTGGGCAGTGCCGTGGGCGCCGCCCTGCTGGGCGGGGTGATCAACACCCGGCTGGAAGGCGCCCTGCTGGCCGCAGGCCAACCCGGCCTGGCCCGGCTGGGGGCCGATGCCGGCAACTGGCTGCTGGATCCCCAGCGGCGGGCCGCCCTGGATCCCGCTGCCCTGGAGGCGCTGCGCCAGGCCCTGGCCGGCGCCTTCCGGGCGGCCATGACGGTGGTGCTGGGCCTGGCGGTGCTGGTCCTGCCCATCACCCGCACCCTGCCCCGGGGGGTCGAACCGGCCGCGGCCGGCCGCTCCCCGGCGGGCGACCGGTGA
- the safA gene encoding SafA/ExsA family spore coat assembly protein has product MAHDDARPTGRAGVEPDTPEETRPVQIAAGGPGEPAGVTEQAAASEEVAAGAAGGPMAPQLPPPPACPNGFIYTVQPGDTLFFIAQRFGVTLQALIAANPQIPDPSLIFPGQQICVPTGVFPPPPPCPNGFIYTVQPGDTLFLIAQRFGVSLQALIAANPQITNPNLIFPGQQICVPVGGPPQVPTVECCMLLFRTANVPRGPEAGGVARIFQSAAAGANVLIGTIDLPAPTTFGGNTFVAWLRGVAPNGRTVKVPLVRTNPLLTPRVWAGSLAVPPGQQLAPFNDLIVTAELSADVMQPSLNRIVLIGLFAQCQPQLLLGGNSGPAAGGGGGQGGSGGSGCCG; this is encoded by the coding sequence ATGGCCCATGACGATGCTCGGCCCACGGGCCGTGCCGGGGTCGAACCGGACACCCCGGAAGAAACCCGCCCGGTGCAGATTGCCGCCGGCGGCCCCGGTGAACCGGCCGGCGTGACGGAGCAGGCGGCGGCCAGCGAGGAAGTGGCCGCCGGGGCGGCCGGCGGCCCCATGGCCCCGCAGCTGCCGCCTCCGCCCGCGTGCCCCAACGGGTTCATCTACACGGTGCAGCCGGGGGACACCCTGTTCTTCATCGCCCAGCGGTTCGGGGTGACGCTGCAGGCGCTGATCGCGGCCAACCCGCAGATCCCCGACCCCAGCCTGATCTTCCCCGGCCAGCAGATCTGCGTGCCCACCGGGGTGTTCCCGCCGCCGCCGCCGTGTCCCAACGGGTTCATCTACACGGTGCAGCCCGGCGACACCCTGTTCCTCATCGCCCAGCGGTTCGGGGTGAGCCTGCAGGCGCTGATCGCGGCCAACCCGCAGATCACCAACCCCAACCTGATCTTCCCCGGCCAGCAGATCTGCGTGCCGGTGGGCGGCCCGCCCCAGGTGCCCACGGTGGAGTGCTGCATGCTGCTCTTCCGCACGGCCAACGTGCCCCGGGGACCGGAGGCCGGCGGGGTGGCCCGCATCTTCCAGTCGGCCGCGGCGGGCGCCAACGTGCTGATCGGCACCATCGACCTGCCGGCGCCGACCACCTTCGGCGGCAACACCTTCGTGGCCTGGCTGCGGGGGGTGGCGCCCAACGGCCGCACCGTCAAGGTCCCCCTGGTGAGGACGAACCCGCTGCTGACGCCGCGGGTCTGGGCCGGCTCCCTGGCGGTGCCGCCGGGCCAGCAGCTGGCGCCCTTCAACGACCTCATCGTCACCGCCGAGCTCAGCGCCGACGTGATGCAGCCCAGCCTCAACCGGATCGTGCTGATCGGCCTGTTCGCCCAGTGCCAGCCCCAGCTCCTCTTGGGAGGCAACTCCGGGCCGGCCGCCGGCGGGGGCGGAGGCCAGGGCGGCTCGGGCGGCTCGGGATGCTGCGGTTGA